The proteins below are encoded in one region of Brassica napus cultivar Da-Ae chromosome A6, Da-Ae, whole genome shotgun sequence:
- the LOC106386383 gene encoding CBBY-like protein codes for MEIAARSILNNLQLSSCTKSPPFTIHASQDTGRRPRPSSLAFLDCPERSQILGKCLRLQRQRSSAPCLSASRDDVNPSEELAVILEVDGVMIDTWSSNRQAFNVAFKKLGLDCANWPEPVYADLLRKGAADEEKMLVLYFNQIGWPSSLPTNEKGTFVKSVLREKKNAMDEFLMSKSLPLRTGVQEFIDNAYTEKVPVAIVTAYFKSGDKVALSIVEMLGEERLPNVKVIGDNEVEQSMYGQLVLGKGVSSSLEEQLVKEVKKAASAEKQRIAEEVASMLKLSVDIDTSSSERLEKIVVALRAAAEYTGLPVRNCVLVAGSQSGVSAAKMIGMPCVVMRSSLTARGEFPSAKGVMDGFGGADLTIQKLRHKIKS; via the exons ATGGAAATAGCTGCTCGTTCGATCCTTAACAACCTCCAGCTTTCTTCTTGCACAAAGTCTCCTCCTTTCACTATTCACGCGTCACAGGACACTGGAAGAAGACCACGACCAAGTTCCTTGGCTTTTCTTGATTGCCCAGAAAGATCCCAGATTCTCGGAAAATGCCTCCGACTGCAGAGACAGAGATCCTCCGCGCCCTGCTTATCAGCCAGCCGAGATGATGTTAACCCATCTGAAGAACTCGCCGTGATACTTGAGGTTGATGG GGTAATGATTGATACATGGTCTAGTAATCGCCAGGCTTTCAATGTAG CTTTTAAAAAGCTTGGCCTTGACTGTGCTAACTGGCCTGAACCAGTTTATGCAGACCTTTTGAG AAAAGGTGCTGCTGATGAAGAGAAAATGTTGGTTTTGTATTTCAACCAG ATTGGATGGCCTTCCTCCTTGCCAACCAATGAGAAAGGCACTTTTGTAAAAAGTGTATTGCGAGAAAAG AAAAATGCCATGGATGAGTTTCTGATGTCCAAAAGCTTACCTCTGAGGACTGGAGTCCAAGA GTTTATCGATAATGCATACACAGAGAAAGTACCCGTTGCTATCGTAACAGCCTACTTCAAGAGTGGAGACAAAGTAGCCTT ATCCATTGTCGAAATGCTTGGCGAAGAAAGACTTCCAAATGTGAAGGTTATCGGAGACAATGAGGTGGAACAGAGTATGTATGGACAACTTGTTCTCGGCAAAGGAGTTTCTTCAAGTCTAGAGGAGCAACTAGTCAAGGAAGTCAAAAAAGCAG CATCCGCTGAGAAACAGAGGATAGCAGAAGAAGTTGCATCGATGCTAAAGCTAAGTGTGGACATTGACACAAGCTCATCTGAGAG atTGGAGAAAATTGTTGTTGCTTTGCGTGCTGCTGCAGAGTATACTGGGTTACCTGTTAGAAACTGTGTACTTGTTGCTGGTAGTCAATCTGGAGTTTCTGCTGCAAAGATGATAGGCATGCCTTGTGTAGTCATGAGAAGCAg TTTAACTGCAAGAGGTGAGTTTCCATCGGCAAAAGGTGTAATGGATGGGTTTGGAGGTGCGGACTTGACCATTCAAAAACTTAGGCACAAGATCAAGTCTTGA
- the LOC106386382 gene encoding protein ROOT HAIR DEFECTIVE 3 homolog 2, whose translation MGEREEEDCFPTQLIDGKGEFNVEGLDTFVNKTKLSDSGLSYAVVAIMGPQSSGKSTLLNHLFKTSFREMDAFAGRSQTTKGIWMAKCVGIEPFTLVMDLEGTDGRERGEDDTTFEKQSALFALAVADIVLINMWCHDIGREQAANKPLLKTVFQVMLRLFSPRKTTLLFVIRDKTKTPMELLEPVLREDIQKIWDLVRKPEAHKNTPLSEFFNVEVVALSSYEDKEKVFKQEVAELRQKFFHSISPGGLAGDRRGVVPASGFSFSSQEIWKVIKENRDLDLPAHKVMVATVRCEEIANEKLHHLATDETWLELQKAAEDGLVPGFGRKLTSILEKYLSEYDAEAIYFDEGVRKEKRLQLKSKALDFVYTAYATMLGHLRSNALESFKIRLEQSLNQGKGFANAVRDSQHFCLLVFDKGCEDAAVTQATWNASKVREKLCRDIDSHASSAQTARLSELTANYEKRLTQALSEPVESLLEAGGKETWPSIRTLLKRETEAAVTDFLDVVTGFELDHATIDAMVQNLKDYSRSVVEKKAREEAAKILIRMKDRFSTVFSHDKDSMPRVWTGKEDIRAITKDARAEALSLLSVMAAIRLDERPDKIESTLFSSLMDGTVSDSSSHNRSLGASTDPLASSSWEKVPPKDVLLSPVQCKSLWRQFKSETEYTVTQAISAQEAHKRNNNWLPPAWAIVLMFVLGFNELMMLLKNPLYLLGLFVAFLLCKALWVQLDVPREFHHGALAGVLSITSKFLPTVMNLLRKLAEEAQGKTTQGVPEYSASQSYRHQSPSHSISESVQSNISSLADDDAEYSSPALVQRRNTSNVRETEISEM comes from the exons ATGGGGGAAAGAGAGGAGGAGGATTGTTTCCCGACTCAGCTGATCGATGGGAAGGGTGAATTCAACGTGGAGGGTTTGGATACTTTCGTGAACAAGACCAAGCTCTCTGATTCTGGACTCTCTTACGCTGTTGTTGCTATCATGGGTCCTCAAAGCAGCG GGAAGAGTACACTTTTGAATCATCTTTTCAAGACTAGTTTTAGGGAAATGGATGCTTTTGCCGGAAG GAGTCAAACGACCAAAGGTATTTGGATGGCTAAGTGTGTTGGGATTGAGCCTTTCACACTTGTCATGGATTTGGAGGGTACCGATGGTAGAGAAAGAGGCGAG GATGACACTACATTTGAGAAACAAAGTGCCCTCTTTGCTCTTGCTGTTGCTGATATTGTACTGATTAACAT GTGGTGCCATGACATCGGAAGGGAACAAGCTGCCAACAAACCATTACTGAAGACAGTTTTCCAG GTCATGCTGCGATTGTTTAGCCCTCGGAAAACAACTCTTCTTTTTGTCATACGCGATAAAACAAAG ACTCCAATGGAGCTGCTTGAGCCTGTTCTAAGAGAAGATATTCAGAAG ATATGGGATTTAGTTCGCAAGCCTGAAGCACACAAGAATACACCTCTAAGTGAATTCTTCAAT GTAGAGGTGGTTGCCTTATCCAGCTATGAAGATAAAGAAAAAGTGTTTAAGCAAGAG GTTGCTGAGTTGAGGCAGAAGTTTTTCCATTCCATTTCACCTGGGGGACTTGCGGGTGATAGACGTGGTGTAGTTCCTGCTTCAGGGTTCTCTTTCAGCTCCCAGGAGATTTGGAAAGTTATAAAAGAGAATAGAGATTTGGACCTTCCTGCTCACAAG GTAATGGTTGCCACTGTTCGGTGTGAAGAGATAGCCAATGAGAAGCTACATCACTTGGCAACGGATGAG ACTTGGTTGGAGTTGCAAAAAGCCGCTGAAGATGGTCTGGTTCCTGGTTTCGGCAGAAAGCTTACCTCTATCCTTGAAAAATACTTATCAGA ATACGACGCAGAGGCAATATACTTTGATGAAGGAGTAAGAAAAGAAAAGCGTCTACAGTTGAAATCCAAAGCTTTGGAT TTTGTGTACACTGCTTATGCTACCATGTTGGGACATTTACGATCCAATGCATTGGAATCGTTCAAGATCCGACTGGAACAGTCTCTGAATCAAGGAAAAGGATTCGCAAATGCTGTGCGGGACTCCCAGCACTTTTGTCTACTTGTGTTTGACAAAGGATGTGAAG ATGCTGCGGTTACACAAGCAACTTGGAATGCATCAAAAGTCAGAGAGAAGCTTTGTCGTGATATTGATTCCCACGCATCTTCTGCACAGACTGCTAGACTATCTGAATTAACTGCCAACTACGAG AAACGGCTAACTCAAGCACTGAGTGAACCTGTCGAGTCTTTGTTGGAAGCTGGTGGAAAAGAGACGTGGCCTTCCATAAGGACACTTCTCAAACGGGAGACTGAAGCAGCTGTTACAGATTTTCTGGATGTGGTTACTGGTTTTGAGCTAGATCACGCTACAATTGATGCTATGGTTCAGAATCTAAAGGACTATTCTCGGAGTGTAGTGGAGAAAAAGGCTAGAGAAGAAGCTGCCAAAATTCTGATCCGAATGAAAGACAG GTTCTCAACAGTCTTCAGTCATGACAAAGACTCAATGCCACGGGTTTGGACTGGAAAAGAGGATATTAGAGCAATCACAAAAGATGCTCGCGCAGAG GCTTTGAGTCTTCTCTCTGTGATGGCTGCGATACGTTTAGATGAAAGACCGGACAAAATTGAGagtactcttttttcttctctcatGGATGGAACTGTATCCGATTCATCTTCCCACAACAGAAGCTTGGGAGCTTCTACCGATCCACTTGCGTCTAGCTCCTGGGAAAAG GTTCCTCCAAAAGATGTGCTATTGTCGCCAGTACAGTGTAAGTCTCTGTGGAGACAGTTCAAATCTGAGACCGAGTATACCGTTACCCAAGCTATCTCGGCACAG GAAGCTCACAAGCGGAATAACAACTGGCTTCCACCTGCTTGGGCGATCGTGTTGATGTTCGTCCTTGGTTTCAATGAATTAATGATGCTCTTGAA GAATCCTTTGTACCTCTTAGGCCTGTTTGTGGCGTTTTTACTCTGCAAAGCCTTATGGGTCCAGCTTGACGTTCCTAGGGAGTTTCATCATGGCGCA CTTGCTGGAGTACTCTCCATCACATCAAAGTTTCTTCCAACTGTTATGAATCTTCTAAGAAAGCTGGCGGAAGAAGCTCAAGGAAAAACAACCCAAGGAGTACCAGAATACTCAGCTTCCCAAAGCTACAGACACCAATCTCCCTCACACTCCATCTCAGAATCTGTCCAATCAAACATATCATCATTGGCTGATGATGATGCAGAATACTCGAGCCCTGCACTGGTTCAGAGACGAAACACCAGCAACGTACGAGAAACAGAGATATCTGAAATGTAA